In the Chloroflexia bacterium SDU3-3 genome, one interval contains:
- the glmS gene encoding glutamine--fructose-6-phosphate transaminase (isomerizing): MCGIVGYVGPREATDVIIGGLGRLEYRGYDSAGIAVLDGARLQIRRSVGKLVNLTQQLRAQPIAGSCGIGHTRWATHGGVTEANAHPHRDASGEIVVIQNGIVENYLELKGRLIEMGHTFASQTDTEVIARLLGEHYRQVGDLAAAMRLTLAELRGGNAIVALTTREPGKLVAARLGNAGAVVVGLGEGEHFVASDIPAILDYTQQMIFLDSQEMAVITSESVSITRMDGALVKKAVTTIQWDPIAAAKGEFKHFMLKEIHEQPRALTDALRGRVDLEQGRIVLDDLRLGDAELARLGRVYTVACGTAWHAGLVGKYLIESLAKLRVDVDYGSEFRYRDPLLGEDTLLMAITQSGETADTLAAMEEARRQGAPSVALVNAIGSQAARVADAGALYLHAGPEIGVASTKAYTSMLVVQYLLALRLAQARKTLTPSQIRSHIQALIELPGKVGQLLEHQQIYQDLAAQLESASNALFLGRNINYPTALEGALKLKEISYIHAEGYPAGEMKHGPIALIDQHLPVVCIALQDALYEKMISNIEQVKARGGRVIALISAGDERARSLADVAIEIPATLPLLSPLLAAVPLQLLAYYVAVRRGADVDQPRNLAKSVTVE, translated from the coding sequence ATGTGTGGCATTGTTGGCTACGTTGGCCCGCGCGAGGCGACGGATGTAATCATCGGCGGGCTGGGCCGCCTGGAGTACCGCGGCTACGACTCGGCGGGGATCGCGGTGCTGGATGGCGCGCGCCTGCAGATCCGGCGCAGCGTGGGCAAGCTGGTGAACCTCACCCAGCAGCTGCGGGCGCAGCCGATCGCCGGGTCGTGCGGCATCGGCCACACGCGCTGGGCCACCCACGGCGGCGTGACCGAGGCCAACGCCCACCCGCACCGCGACGCCTCCGGCGAGATCGTGGTCATCCAGAATGGCATCGTGGAGAACTACCTAGAGCTGAAGGGCCGCCTGATCGAGATGGGCCACACCTTCGCGTCGCAGACCGACACCGAGGTGATCGCGCGGCTGCTGGGCGAGCACTACAGGCAGGTGGGCGATCTGGCCGCCGCCATGCGGCTGACCCTGGCCGAGCTGCGCGGCGGCAACGCCATCGTGGCGCTCACCACCCGCGAGCCGGGCAAGCTGGTGGCGGCGCGGCTGGGCAACGCGGGCGCGGTGGTGGTGGGCCTGGGCGAGGGCGAGCACTTCGTGGCCTCCGACATCCCCGCCATCCTCGACTACACCCAGCAGATGATCTTCCTGGACAGCCAGGAGATGGCCGTGATCACGAGCGAGAGCGTCAGCATCACCAGGATGGACGGCGCGCTGGTGAAGAAGGCCGTTACCACCATCCAGTGGGATCCGATCGCCGCCGCCAAGGGCGAGTTCAAGCACTTCATGCTGAAGGAGATCCACGAGCAGCCGCGCGCCCTCACCGACGCGCTGCGCGGGCGCGTAGATCTGGAGCAGGGCCGGATCGTGCTGGACGACCTGCGGCTGGGCGACGCCGAGCTGGCGCGGCTGGGCCGTGTCTACACCGTGGCCTGCGGCACCGCCTGGCACGCCGGGCTGGTGGGTAAGTACCTGATCGAGTCGCTGGCCAAGCTGCGCGTGGATGTCGACTACGGCTCGGAGTTCCGCTACCGCGACCCGCTGCTGGGCGAGGATACGCTGCTGATGGCGATCACGCAGAGCGGCGAGACCGCCGACACCCTGGCGGCCATGGAGGAGGCGCGGCGGCAGGGCGCACCCAGCGTGGCCCTGGTGAACGCCATCGGCTCGCAGGCGGCGCGCGTGGCCGACGCGGGCGCGCTCTACCTGCACGCCGGGCCGGAGATCGGTGTGGCCTCGACCAAGGCCTACACTTCTATGCTGGTGGTGCAGTACCTGCTGGCGCTGCGCCTGGCCCAGGCCCGCAAGACGCTGACGCCCAGCCAGATCCGCAGCCACATCCAGGCCCTGATCGAGCTGCCTGGCAAGGTCGGCCAGCTGCTTGAGCACCAGCAGATCTATCAGGATCTGGCCGCCCAGCTGGAGAGCGCCAGCAACGCGCTGTTCCTGGGCCGCAATATCAACTATCCCACCGCGCTGGAGGGCGCGCTGAAGCTGAAGGAGATCAGCTACATCCACGCCGAGGGCTACCCGGCGGGCGAGATGAAGCACGGCCCGATCGCGCTGATCGACCAGCATCTGCCGGTGGTGTGCATCGCCCTTCAGGACGCGCTGTACGAGAAGATGATCTCGAACATCGAGCAGGTAAAGGCGCGCGGCGGCAGGGTGATCGCGCTGATCAGCGCGGGCGATGAGCGCGCCCGCTCGCTGGCCGATGTGGCGATCGAGATCCCCGCCACGCTGCCGCTGCTCTCGCCGCTGCTGGCCGCCGTGCCGCTGCAGCTGCTGGCCTACTACGTAGCAGTGCGGCGCGGCGCGGATGTGGACCAGCCGCGCAACCTGGCCAAGAGCGTGACGGTGGAGTAG
- a CDS encoding aminotransferase class I/II-fold pyridoxal phosphate-dependent enzyme, with amino-acid sequence MRSIPLAHRVSGFGTSIFTEITALAIRHSAINLGQGFPDFASPDFVKQAAADAIRADMNQYAPASGLPQLRQAIAAQWERDYGHAPDWEHEVTVTSGATEALCDAILGLCNPGDKLIVFEPAYDAYVADLTMAGAEPIFVRLYPPLYESGAWSFDEGELEQAFAQQPKAILINTPHNPTGKVFTTSELELIAHLCREHNVLAITDEVYDRIVFDLASHVPLATLPGMWDRTLTINSMGKTFSVTGWKVGYAIGPQPLIHAVRQAHQWVTFATATPFQQAAAQAIAHSGEAGYYTQLVADYAERRAMLQASLAQAGLPALPTEGSFFTCVDIGSLGVMDANAFCYRLITEAGVAAIPISAFYREPEAAPALVRFCFAKTHETLAAAGERLAKFRI; translated from the coding sequence ATGCGATCGATACCACTTGCCCACCGCGTCAGCGGCTTTGGAACCTCTATCTTCACCGAGATCACGGCGCTCGCCATCCGCCATAGCGCTATCAACCTTGGCCAGGGCTTCCCCGACTTCGCCTCGCCCGACTTTGTGAAGCAGGCTGCGGCGGATGCCATCCGCGCCGACATGAACCAGTACGCCCCGGCCAGCGGCCTGCCCCAGCTGCGCCAGGCCATCGCCGCCCAGTGGGAGCGCGACTACGGCCACGCGCCCGACTGGGAGCACGAGGTCACCGTCACCAGCGGCGCGACCGAGGCGCTCTGCGACGCCATCCTAGGCCTGTGCAACCCGGGCGACAAGCTGATCGTGTTCGAGCCAGCCTACGACGCCTATGTTGCCGACCTGACCATGGCCGGGGCCGAGCCGATCTTCGTGCGGCTGTACCCGCCGCTCTACGAGTCGGGCGCGTGGAGCTTCGACGAGGGCGAGCTGGAGCAGGCCTTCGCGCAGCAGCCCAAGGCCATCCTGATCAACACGCCCCACAACCCCACCGGCAAGGTCTTCACCACATCCGAGCTAGAGCTGATCGCGCACCTCTGCCGCGAGCACAACGTGCTGGCCATCACCGATGAGGTGTACGACCGCATCGTGTTCGACCTGGCGTCGCACGTGCCGCTGGCCACGCTGCCCGGCATGTGGGACCGCACGCTCACGATCAACAGCATGGGCAAAACCTTCAGCGTCACGGGCTGGAAGGTGGGCTACGCCATCGGGCCGCAGCCGCTCATCCACGCGGTGCGCCAGGCCCACCAGTGGGTCACGTTCGCCACAGCCACGCCGTTCCAGCAGGCGGCGGCCCAGGCCATCGCGCACAGCGGCGAGGCCGGCTACTACACCCAGCTGGTGGCCGACTACGCCGAGCGCCGCGCCATGCTGCAGGCCAGCCTCGCGCAGGCCGGGCTGCCCGCCCTGCCCACCGAGGGGTCGTTTTTCACATGCGTGGACATCGGCTCGCTGGGGGTGATGGATGCCAACGCCTTCTGCTACCGGCTGATCACCGAGGCGGGCGTGGCGGCCATCCCGATCTCGGCATTCTACCGCGAGCCAGAGGCCGCGCCCGCGTTGGTGCGCTTCTGCTTCGCGAAGACCCACGAGACGCTCGCGGCGGCGGGGGAGCGGCTGGCCAAATTTCGCATATAA
- a CDS encoding RtcB family protein yields MSEPRKARSDYRLRRQDAYRLELPNRHGVPVRIFASEQVPIERTAVDELEQLLDTQQTIEALQAAAPDLFEGDASIEAVSLSSDFHRGSGIPIGTTLRTRGVLVPQAVGTDVNCGMRVNLTGLSYEQVAPHLDALERAIRHSFFQGGRGIALSPYQREAMLRGGLPGLVDAVEYAEGEQDLDWGGLLEQLIDELPYIHGGGGAQASVPAMLADYIRGSGGHSYDAHIGSLGGGNHFLELDRIAKIHDRATAHAWSLREGQVVVMVHTGSLGVGHTASAICRQAMRELLPHGFPAPPNGIAILPMGQRCAAQRQAARDAIQAAANFAFANRFFLAHMAMRVLQKTVGDVEPRLLWDSPHNLLWEEEGGAVVHRKGSTPARSPEALMATPYPWGEPVIVPGSMGAPSYILRSLGSADALYSACHGAGRALARGEAQRGHDAELDAFLREFRLVTPVEPAQLQARADLLAAWRQDVKQEAPFAYKQIGPVIETLRGAQVAEPVVELHPILTVKG; encoded by the coding sequence ATGAGCGAGCCACGCAAAGCCAGATCCGACTACCGCCTGCGGCGACAGGATGCCTACCGGCTTGAGCTGCCGAACCGCCACGGCGTGCCCGTGCGGATCTTCGCCAGCGAGCAGGTGCCGATCGAGCGCACGGCGGTGGATGAGCTAGAGCAGCTGCTCGACACCCAGCAGACCATCGAGGCGCTGCAGGCGGCGGCCCCCGACCTGTTCGAGGGCGATGCCAGCATCGAGGCTGTCTCGCTCTCGTCCGACTTCCACCGTGGCTCGGGCATCCCCATAGGCACCACGCTGCGCACGCGCGGCGTGCTGGTGCCCCAGGCGGTGGGCACCGATGTGAACTGCGGCATGCGCGTCAACCTCACCGGCCTGAGCTACGAGCAGGTTGCGCCGCACCTGGATGCGCTGGAGCGAGCCATCCGCCACAGCTTCTTCCAAGGCGGGCGCGGCATCGCGCTCTCGCCCTACCAGCGCGAGGCCATGCTGCGCGGCGGGCTGCCCGGGCTGGTGGATGCGGTAGAGTATGCCGAGGGCGAGCAGGATCTTGACTGGGGCGGGCTGCTGGAGCAGCTGATCGACGAACTGCCCTACATCCACGGCGGCGGCGGGGCGCAGGCCAGCGTCCCGGCCATGCTGGCCGACTACATCCGTGGCTCGGGCGGGCACTCCTACGACGCGCACATCGGCAGCCTGGGCGGCGGCAACCACTTCCTAGAGCTGGACCGCATCGCCAAGATCCACGACCGCGCCACCGCCCACGCCTGGAGCCTGCGCGAGGGCCAGGTGGTGGTGATGGTGCACACCGGCAGCCTGGGCGTGGGCCACACCGCCAGCGCGATCTGCCGCCAGGCCATGCGCGAGCTGCTGCCGCACGGCTTCCCCGCACCGCCCAACGGCATCGCCATCCTGCCCATGGGCCAGCGCTGCGCCGCCCAGCGCCAGGCCGCCCGCGACGCCATCCAGGCGGCGGCCAACTTCGCGTTTGCGAATCGGTTCTTTCTGGCCCACATGGCCATGCGTGTGCTGCAGAAAACGGTGGGCGATGTGGAGCCGCGCCTGCTGTGGGACTCGCCGCACAACCTGCTGTGGGAGGAGGAGGGCGGCGCGGTGGTGCACCGCAAAGGCTCGACCCCGGCCCGCAGCCCCGAGGCCCTGATGGCCACGCCCTACCCCTGGGGCGAGCCGGTGATCGTGCCCGGCTCCATGGGCGCGCCCAGCTACATCCTGCGCAGCCTGGGCAGCGCCGACGCGCTCTACAGCGCATGCCACGGGGCGGGCCGCGCCCTGGCGCGCGGCGAGGCCCAGCGCGGCCACGACGCCGAGCTGGACGCCTTCCTACGCGAGTTCCGCCTCGTCACCCCCGTCGAGCCAGCCCAGCTGCAGGCCCGCGCCGACCTGCTGGCGGCCTGGCGGCAGGATGTGAAGCAGGAGGCCCCCTTCGCCTACAAGCAGATCGGCCCGGTGATCGAGACACTGCGCGGCGCGCAGGTGGCCGAGCCAGTGGTGGAGCTACACCCCATCCTCACGGTGAAGGGGTAG